The Cellulomonas shaoxiangyii sequence CGCCCACGTCCGGGCGTCAACGCACTAAAGGTTTCGGCAGGCCGTCCGGACCCGGCCCGGACGCACACCGGCCCCGGTCCGTGGGGGACCGGGGCCGGTGCGGTGCAGCGGGGTGGTGCAGCGCGGTGGTGCAGCGCCGGTGGTGCAGCGCCGGTGGTGCAGCGCCGGTGGTGCAGCGCCGGTGGCTCAGCTGCCGGAGGTGCCCCGCTCGTCCTCGGAACGGGCGTCGACGACGGGGTCGGGCACGTCCCCGGTCGTCACCGTCTCCGCCGGCAGGCCCTCGGTCGACGCGGGCACGGCGGTCTGCAGACCCTCGGTCGGCTTCGGCGCGTCGGGCGTCTTCGCCGCCGAGCGACGGGTCACCTTGCGCGCCGCCTCCTCCGCGGCCTCGCGGGCCTCCCGAGCCTTCTCCGACAGGTCGTCCGTGGCAGCCGTGACGCGCTCGGCGGCCTTCCGGGTGGCCTCGCGGCTCCGCGCGACGGCGGACCCGGCGGCCTGGCCCACCACGTCCGCGGCGTCGCCCGTGGCCGCCTGCGCGCGGGTGCGCAGCGACTCGGCGTTCGCCGAGTCGCCCGGCTCCCACGGCTCGGCCCACGGGTCGGTGGTCGAGCGCGAGCGCAGCCACGCGAACGCGGCGGCGCCGGCCCCGAGCAGGCTCGCGACCAGGAAGAACGTCTTCGCGCCGGAGCCCTTCTTCTCGGCCTTCGCGGCCTCCTTCGCCGCCTTCGCGGCGGCCTTGGCGGCCTTCTTCGAGTGCTTGCCGGCCGTCGTGGCGGCGGCCGTCGCGGCCGCCTCCACCTGCGCGCCGGCCTTGACCGCCGCCTCGTTCACCGCGGCGACGACCTTCGGGATCAGGTCGGCGACGAGCTTGTCGTGGGCGCTGTCGATCGCCGGCGTCGCCCGGAGCGCGGCCTTCTCGACCTGCGGGGCCGTCGCCTTGATGCTCTCCCGGTACAGGTGCTCGACACGCGGGGTCAGCCACTCGGCGAGGGCGTCGATCTTGGGGGTCGTCCACTCCTTGGCGTGGCCGGCCGCGCCGGACGCCTTGGCAGCGGCGTCGAGGGCGCCGAGCTTCGCGACCCCCGCGGCGTCGGCGAGCGTCGCGCCCAGGCCTGCGGCCTGCACCTTCAGGCGCTCGGTGTCCACGTCGATCTTCGGACGATGGGTCATGTCCACTCCCGGAACTGGTCTCGACGACGGTGGGTTGTGGCCCCTCACTCTGCCACCGTCGTGCCTGGTCCGCCCCCCGTTCACCCCGCCGCGGCGGCGTGGCGCCCGCCGCGCCGGTGCGGCGTCGGTGCACCGTGGAACACTGGGCAGATGTTCGCCACCATCCACACGACCGCCGGTGACATCCGGGTCGAGCTCTACGAGAACCACGCGCCGCGCACCGTCGAGAACTTCGTCGGCCTCAGCACGGGCGCGATCGAGTGGACCGACCCGTCGACGGGCGCGCCCCGCACCGACCCCCTGTACAAGGACGTCGTCTTCCACCGCGTCATCCCGGGCTTCATGATCCAGGGCGGCGACCCGCTCGGCTCCGGCCGTGGCGGCCCCGGCTACCAGTTCGACGACGAGATCCACCCCGAGCTCACGTTCTCCGAGCCCTACCTGCTCGCCATGGCCAACGCCGGCAAGCGGATGGACCCGGTGACGGGCAGGGTCGGCGGCACCAACGGCTCGCAGTTCTTCATCTCCGTCGCGCCCGTGACCTGGCTCAACGGCAAGCACACGATCTTCGGCAAGGTCGCGGACGACGCGAGCCGCCAGGTCGTCGACGCGATCGCGTCGACCCCGACGCGTCCGGGTGACCGCCCGGTGCAGGACATCACGATCACGTCCATCTCCGTGGAGGACTGAGATCAGCACGTCGACGCCGGCCGGCGGCTCCGTCCCGGAGCCGCCGGCCGACCAGCCCCCGGTGTGCCCGCGCCACCCCGACCGCGCGGCGTACGTGCGCTGCCAGCGGTGCGGGCGCCCCGCGTGCCCGGAGTGCCAGCGCCCGGCACCCGTCGGGGTGCACTGCGTCGACTGCGTGGCCGAGGCGGCCCGCACCGGGCCCGAGCAGCGCACCGTCCTCGGCGGGCGCGCCCGCGGCGGGCGTCCGGTCGTCACGATGACGATCATCGGGCTGTGCCTCGTCAGCTACGTGCTGCAGTGGACCGTCCCCGGGTGGACCGACCGGTGGGTGTTCAGCCCGGTCGCGGGGGCGTTCGAGCCCTGGCGCTTCCTCAGCGCGGCGTTCCTGCACGCACCGAACCAGCTGCTGCACATCGTCTTCAACATGGTGGCGCTGTGGATGGTCGGGCCGTACCTCGAGCAGGCCCTCGGCCGGCTGCGCTTCACCACGCTCTACCTGCTGAGCGCGCTGGGCGGTTCCGTCGCCGCCGTGCTGCTCGCCCCGGCCCTGGGGGACTGGTACCAGGGCATGGTCGGGGCGTCCGGCGCCGTCTTCGGCCTCTTCGGCGCCGTGCTGGTGGTGCTGCGCCGCCTCGGCGGCGACGCGCGGAGCATCCTCGGCGTCATCGTGCTGAACGTCGTCCTGGGCTTCGTCCTGCCGGGCATCGCGTGGCAGGCGCACCTGGGCGGGCTGGTCGTCGGCGCCGTCCTCGGGGCGGCCTACGCGTACGCGCCGCGCGAGCGCCGCGCGCTCGTCGGCGTGCTCGCTCCCGTGCTGGTCGGCGTCGTGCTCGTCGGGTCCGCGCTCGCCCTCTACGGCGCGTACGGGCTCGTCTGAGCGACGGTTTCCGGACCGTCGCCCGCGTCCCCACCGTTACTCACACCTGTGGAACTACAACGGTGTAGTTATCCACAGGTCTGTGCACCGCCTGTGTACGGAACCCTCGAGCAGGCCTTGAACCTGTGGACGGCGTGGTGGGCGACGGACGGCGGCTCAGCGCCAGCGCGTGAGCATCCCGAAGCCGACGACGATGATCCCGAACCCGATCGCGAGGTTCCACTGACCGATGCCGGGCACCGGGTAGGCGGCACCGGGGGACAGGTACGTGACGACCAGCCACACCAGGCCCAGGATCATGAGGCCGAGCGAGACCGGCAGGTACCAGCGCGGCAGCGGCTTGGGCGCCGACGGCGTGCTGGGCGGCGGGGTGAACGCGGGCTTCTTGCGAGACTTCGACTCGGGCACGTCGGTGAGCTCCTGTCTGCGACGGTGGTCCGGCGGCCGCCGCCCGTCCGCCTTCGGTGCCGCCGTCCGGGGCACGTCGCTGGCTCGGTGGCGGACCGGTGTCGGCACGGCGCCGATCGTGACCTAGCGTAGTGCTGTCGTCCCGGCTGCCGTGCGCGCCGGTCTCGACCGGCGGGAAGGAGCAGGCGTGAGCCAGCGGGCGCACCGGGTGGCGGGGGAGACCGCACCGGCCGTCGAGCGCACCCGCCGCGCGCGCGTCGGCCGCGGCGCGGTGGCCGTGGGGGCCGTCCTCGGCCTGTCCGGGACGCTGTTCACCGTCAGCGCCCGCACCGCCGACGCCGGCGCCGACCGCCACCCGCAGGACCTCGGTGAGCTCTCGCGGCAGCAGGCCGCCAACGTCGAGCGGATGTCGGTCGAGGTCGACGCGCTGCGCTCGGACGTCGAGCGCCTGGCCGCCGAGCAGAACGCCGTGTCCGGGTACGCGCTGCCCACCCCGTCGGCCGCCGACCTGGTGGAGGGCGGGTCCGTGCCCGTCGTCGGGCCGGGGCTGACGGTCGTCCTCGACGACGCGCCCGCCGACGCGCAGCGCGAGAGCCTCAACCCCGACGTCCTGGTCGTCCACCAGCAGGACCTCCAGGCGGTCATGAACGCCCTGTGGGCGGGCGGTGCCGAGGCGATGGGCCTGATGGACCAGCGCGTGGTGTCGACGAGCGCATTCTGGTGCGTCGGCAACGTGCTGCGCCTGCACGGCCGCGTGTACTCGCCCCCCTACGTCGTGCGGGCCATCGGCGACCCGCAGGCGCTGCGCGCCGGCCTGGACGCGTCGCCGGCCGTGCGCGGCTACGTGCGCGACTCGGTCGACGTGGGCCTCGGGTGGGACGTCGCCGCCGACGAGCGCATCGAGCTGCCCGCGTACTCCGGTGCCACCGAGTTGTCGTCGGCCCGCGTGCCGGGTGGCATCGAGGTCCTGCCCGGCCTGCCCACCCAGCCCGACGCCTTCCCCGCACGGGGCGCGGAGCCGACCGAGGAGACCGCGTCATGACGCAGGGCGCGACCCGGCACCGCACCGCCGGCGACGCACCAGGGCACGCACGCACGGGTGCGCCGGCCCGGCGTGGCCGGGCGGTCGCGTACGGCGTCGTCGGCGTCCTCGGGGAGCTGCTGATCACCCTCGGTGTGCTGCTCCTCGGCTTCCTCGTCTGGCAGCTGTGGTGGACCGACGTCGAGGGCGACCGCGATCAGGCCGAGATCGTGCGGGAGCTGGACTACGAGGCGCCGCCGGTCGCACCCGCCGGGGACGACGCCCCGCTCGTCGCCGTGCCGCGCCGCGACGAGCCGCCCCCGCCCGCCGTCGAGCCCGCACACGCCGAGACGATCGCGACCCTGCAGGTGCCGCGGTGGGTCGGCGAGCCCGAGCGGCCGATCAGCCAGGGCACCGACCGGCCGACCGTGCTGGACGTGCTCGGCATCGGCCACTACCCCGGGACGGCCATGCCCGGCGGCCTCGGGAACTTCGCCCTCGCGGGGCACCGCGTGACGTACGGCAAGCCGTTCAACCGCATCGAGGAGCTGCAGACGGGCGACGCGCTCGTCGTGCGCACCGCCGACACCTGGTACGTCTACCGGGTGACCGGCAGCGAGGTCGTGCTGCCCAAGGACGTGCGCGTCATCGCGCCCGTGCCGAACGAACCGGGCGTGGAGCCGACCGAGCGGTACATCACGCTGACCACGTGCCACCCGATGTACTCCGCGCGCGAGCGGTTCGTCGTGCACGGCGTGCTCGACTACTGGGCGCCCGTGTCGAGCGGCACGCCGGCCGAGCTGCTGGGCACGGCATGACCGGGGCTGGGCGAACCGACGCAGGAGGCTCATGATGTACGGGTGGTTGTGGCGGCACCTGCCGGGCCCGTGGCCCGTGCGGGCGTTCCTGGCGCTGGTCCTGGCGGCCGCCGTCGTCGCCGCGTGCTTCCTGTGGCTGTACCCCGCCGTGGCGCCGTACATGCCGTTCAACGAGACCACGGTGGAGTGACGTGACGCGGATCCTGGTGGTCGACAACTACGACTCGTTCGTCTACACGATCGTCGGGTACCTCGACCAGCTCGGCGCCGCGACGGAGGTCGTGCGCAACGACGCCGTGCCGCCCGCGGCGGAGC is a genomic window containing:
- a CDS encoding peptidylprolyl isomerase, which encodes MFATIHTTAGDIRVELYENHAPRTVENFVGLSTGAIEWTDPSTGAPRTDPLYKDVVFHRVIPGFMIQGGDPLGSGRGGPGYQFDDEIHPELTFSEPYLLAMANAGKRMDPVTGRVGGTNGSQFFISVAPVTWLNGKHTIFGKVADDASRQVVDAIASTPTRPGDRPVQDITITSISVED
- a CDS encoding rhomboid family intramembrane serine protease, translated to MAEAARTGPEQRTVLGGRARGGRPVVTMTIIGLCLVSYVLQWTVPGWTDRWVFSPVAGAFEPWRFLSAAFLHAPNQLLHIVFNMVALWMVGPYLEQALGRLRFTTLYLLSALGGSVAAVLLAPALGDWYQGMVGASGAVFGLFGAVLVVLRRLGGDARSILGVIVLNVVLGFVLPGIAWQAHLGGLVVGAVLGAAYAYAPRERRALVGVLAPVLVGVVLVGSALALYGAYGLV
- a CDS encoding cell division protein CrgA yields the protein MPESKSRKKPAFTPPPSTPSAPKPLPRWYLPVSLGLMILGLVWLVVTYLSPGAAYPVPGIGQWNLAIGFGIIVVGFGMLTRWR
- a CDS encoding DUF881 domain-containing protein, yielding MSQRAHRVAGETAPAVERTRRARVGRGAVAVGAVLGLSGTLFTVSARTADAGADRHPQDLGELSRQQAANVERMSVEVDALRSDVERLAAEQNAVSGYALPTPSAADLVEGGSVPVVGPGLTVVLDDAPADAQRESLNPDVLVVHQQDLQAVMNALWAGGAEAMGLMDQRVVSTSAFWCVGNVLRLHGRVYSPPYVVRAIGDPQALRAGLDASPAVRGYVRDSVDVGLGWDVAADERIELPAYSGATELSSARVPGGIEVLPGLPTQPDAFPARGAEPTEETAS
- a CDS encoding class E sortase; amino-acid sequence: MTQGATRHRTAGDAPGHARTGAPARRGRAVAYGVVGVLGELLITLGVLLLGFLVWQLWWTDVEGDRDQAEIVRELDYEAPPVAPAGDDAPLVAVPRRDEPPPPAVEPAHAETIATLQVPRWVGEPERPISQGTDRPTVLDVLGIGHYPGTAMPGGLGNFALAGHRVTYGKPFNRIEELQTGDALVVRTADTWYVYRVTGSEVVLPKDVRVIAPVPNEPGVEPTERYITLTTCHPMYSARERFVVHGVLDYWAPVSSGTPAELLGTA